The DNA segment TGTTGAACGTAGAAATTCATTAGGTGGTACTGGATTCGAACAAATTAGAAATGAAATTGAAAAAGCCAAACTAGAATTTAATCTAATATAAGAAGAATTAAAAGACAGTGTTGAAGATGGAACTTTCCATTTTTGACATTGTCTTTTTAGTAAAAGTAGGATAAATCAAGCGTTAGACCGGCTTTTTAGATAAACGTCAAAATTAGTCAAAAAATAAGCAAAAATTATTGACAGATACAGTTATATTTGGTAAATTAATAAATGTATTAGCACTCAATAGTTTCAAGTGCTAAAAAAGAGGTGATGCAATATGTTAACTGAAAGGCAGATTTTAATTTTAAAATCTATCATTCGCTTATACACTTCATATGAGACACCCATAGGTTCCAAAACTTTAATGAATGAAGCTGAAATCAATTTTAGTTCAGCAACCATTCGTAATGAAATGGGGCGTCTCGAAGAATTAGGCTTCATTGAAAAAACGCATTCGTCATCCGGTCGTGTCCCATCATTAAAAGGGTACCGTTTTTACGTGGACCATCTGGTACATCCAGCAAAAATTCAAAAAAAAGATCTTGCGGTCATAAAGAGTGCTTTAGGAAATCAGTTCAGGCAATTGGATGAAATTGTTTTTCAATCGGCTGAATTGCTTTCTCGGTTGACCAGTTACACGGCGATTACGTTAGGTTCTGAAATCAAAGAAAGTATTCTAACCGGTTTTCGATTGGTGCCATTAAATGATTATCAAGTGATGGCTATCTTAGTAACCGATAAGGGCCATGTAGAAAATCAAATAGTAACGATTCCGAGGTCAATGGATGTTAACGAGCTAGAAAAAATTGTTCGTATTTTTAATGAACAATTAGTTGGTCTTCCGCTAATGGAAGTATTTAAAAGACTGAAGACAGAAATTCCGATATTGTTGAATAAGTATGTTCGAACAAATGAAGGAATACTAAATATCTTCGAAGATGTCTTTTTGAAAGCTGGACAAGATAGACAAGATAGGATGCACGTAGGTGGAAGAATGAATATACTCGATTTCTCGAATGAATTAAATGTCGAAAAATTCAAGTCTATTTATTCCTTAATGGATGGTACTCATGACTTATCTTCTTTATTGGTTCCAAGTACTACCGGAATCAATGTGAAAATTGGTACGGAGTTAAACAATGAGCTTTTTAATGAGTTCAGTTTAATTACAGCAAGTTATGACATTGAAGGATATAGTTCAGGTGTTATTGCATTATTAGGTCCAACAAATATGCCGTATTCTAAAATGATCGGTTTGGTGGATGTATTTCGAAATGAGCTTTCAAAAAAAATAATCGACTACTATCAAGTTGTAGACGATTAATAAAAAGGAGCTGTTGTTGTGTCTAGAAATAAAGATAAAAAGCAAGAACAAGAAATGGTTGAAGAAACACCAACAGAATTGGTAGAAGAAACAACTGAATCTGTAGAAGTGGAACAACCAGAAGTTGATGAACTTGCTAAAGTAAAAGCTGAATTAGAAGAAATGGAAAATAAATATTTGCGTGTGCAAGCTGAAATGGCAAATATCCAAAAACGCAATGCAAAAGAACGTGAAGATGCTGCTAAATTCCGTGCTCAATCTTTAGCAACAGAATTGCTTCCCGTTATTGATAACTTAGAACGAGCTCTAGCTATTGAAGTAACAGATGAGCAAGGGAAAAGTTTGAAAAAAGGAATTGAAATGGTTATGGAAACATTCAATGCTGCATTGAAAAGTGAAGGCATTGAAGTTATTGATCCTTTAAATGAACCTTTTGATCCAAACTTCCATCAGGCGATTCAAACCGTTCCTGTTGAAGAAGGTCAAGCAAGCGAAACAGTTGTACAAGTTTTCCAAAAAGGTTATGATTTAAACGGACGCGTATTACGTCCCGCAATGGTAATTGTTGCTCAATAAAATTTAGATAACTGTAAAAAAAATAATAAAAAAATGAGGGATTTATTATGGGTAAAATGATTGGTATTGACTTAGGAACAACAAATTCAGCAGTTGCTGTATTAGAAGGCGGAGAAGCAAAAATTATTCCGAATCCAGAAGGTAACCGTACGACACCATCAGTTGTTGCGTTTAAAAATGGAGAAATGCAAGTAGGGGAAGTAGCTAAACGCCAAGCTGTAACAAACCCTAATACAATTAGTTCAATTAAACGTCATATCGGCGAAGCTGGATTTTCAGTTGAAGTTGATGGTAAAAAATATACTCCACAAGAAGTTTCTGCAACAATTCTTCAATACTTGAAAGGTTATGCTGAAAGCTATTTAGGCGAAACAGTTGATAAAGCTGTTATCACTGTTCCTGCTTACTTCAATGATGCACAACGTCAAGCAACAAAAGATGCTGGTAAAATTGCTGGTCTTGAAGTGGAACGTATCGTTAATGAACCAACTGCTGCAGCATTAGCATATGGTTTAGACAAAGTAGACAAAGATGAAAAAGTTTTAGTATTTGACCTTGGCGGTGGTACTTTTGACGTTTCAATCCTTGAATTAGGAGACGGCGTATTTGATGTATTAGCTACTGCAGGTGACAACAAATTAGGTGGAGATGATTTTGATAACAAAATCATGGAATACTTGGTAGCTGAATTCAAAAAAGAAAACGGCGTTGACTTATCTAAAGACAAAATGGCTGTACAACGTTTGAAAGACGCTGCTGAAAAAGCTAAAAAAGACTTATCAGGCGTAACTTCAACTCAAATCAGCTTACCATTTATCACTGCTGGAGAAGCTGGACCATTACACTTGGAAATCAACTTGACTCGTGCTAAATTTGACGAATTAACTTATGACTTAGTAGAGCGTACTAAAGGACCTGTTCGCCAAGCATTGAAAGATGCTGGATTATCAACATCTGAAATAGATGAAGTAATCTTAGTTGGTGGATCAACACGTATCCCTTCTGTTGTAGAAGCAGTACGTAAAGAAGCTGGAAAAGAACCAAACAAATCAGTTAACCCTGATGAAGTTGTAGCAATGGGTGCTGCAATCCAAGGTGGAGTTATCACTGGTGACGTTAAAGACATCGTATTGTTAGATGTTACTCCGTTATCATTAGGTATTGAAACAATGGGTGGCGTATTTACTAAATTGATCGAACGTAACACAACGATCCCAACAAGTAAATCACAAGTATTCTCAACTGCTGCTGACAACCAACCAGCTGTTGACGTACATGTAATGCAAGGGGAACGTCCAATGGCAGCCGACAACAAAACATTAGGTCGCTTCCAATTAACAGATATTCCTGCTGCACCACGTGGAATTCCTCAAATCGAAGTAACATTTGATATTGATAAAAACGGAATCGTTAACGTAAGTGCTAAAGACTTAGGAACTCAAAAAGAACAAACAATTACGATCAAATCTTCTTCAGGTTTAACAGACGAAGAAATTGAACGTATGGTTAAAGATGCAGAAGCTAATGCTGAAGCTGATAAAGCTCGTAAAGAAGAAGTAGAATTACGTAACGAAGTGGATCAATTATTATTCCAAGTAGATAAAACTATTGGTGAATTAGAAGGTAAAGTTGATGAAGCTGAAGTTAAAAAAGCTGAAGAAGCTCGTGATGAATTGAAAGCTGCTGTTGAAGCAAATGATCTTGAAGCAATGAAAACAAAACGCGATGAGTTAAATGAAATCGTACAAGCTTTAACAGTTAAATTATATGAACAAGCTGCTCAAGCACAAGGAGAAGCAAATCCTGAAGCTGCAGAACAAGCACAAGATGGATCTGAAGATGTTGTAGATGCTGATTTTGAAGAAATCGATGATGATGCTAAATAACCTTCATAATTTAAGGATGGAATGGAAAAGCCAAGGCAAATTGCTTTTGGCTTTTTCTTCTAGATATGCTATGCTCATGAAGGTGAATTTGAGGATACATTAAAAAATTGTCAAGTGACGATGGAGGGAAATTATGGCTAAAAGAGATTTATATGAAGTATTAGGAGTATCAAAAGGTGCTTCTGATGATGAAATAAAAAAGGCATACAGAAAATTATCAAAAAAGTTCCATCCGGATATTAATAAAGAAGCTGGATCTGAAGAAAAATTTAAAGAAGTTGCGGAAGCTTATGAAGTATTAAGTAACCCTGACAAACGCGCGGCATATGACCAATATGGACATGCAAGCACGGATCCAAACTTTGGAGCAGGTGGCGGCGGTTACGGCGGCGGAGGCTTTGGTGGATTCGGCGGCGGTGGTGGATTCGAAGATATTTTTGAATCGTTCTTTGGTGGCGGCGGTCGTTCGCAAAATCCAAACGCTCCTCGTCAAGGAGATGATTTACAATACACAATCAACCTTGAATTTGAAGAAGCTATTTTCGGTAAAGAAACCACCATCAGTTATAACCGTGAAGAAGAATGTAAAACGTGTCATGGTGACGGAGCTAAACCAGGCACACACCCTGTAACTTGTTCTAAATGTCATGGTACAGGTTCATTAAATGTTGAACGAAATACACCACTTGGCCGAGTAATGACACGTCAAACATGTGATGTTTGTCATGGTACTGGTCAAGAAATTAAAGAAGCTTGTCCAACTTGTCATGGTTCTGGACATACGAAAGACAAACATACTGTTAAAGTTACTGTTCCTGCAGGTGTTGAAGATGGAAATCAAATGCGCTTAAATGGACAAGGGGAAGCCGGTAAAAATGGCGGACCTTATGGTGATCTTTATGTTGTTTTCCGTGTTAAAGCTAGCAACCAATTTGATCGAGATGGATCAGAAATTTATTACGAATTGCCAATTAATATCGTCCAAGCATCTTTAGGGGATGAAGTGGAAGTTCCAACCGTTCATGGTAAGGTTAAATTAAAAATACCTGCTGGAACACAAACTGGAACGAATTTCCGCTTGAGAGGCAAAGGAGCACCAAAATTGCGTGGTACTGGTACAGGAGACCAACACGTGAAAGTTAAATTAATGACTCCGAAAAACTTAACAAAAGAACAAACAGACTTGTTGAGACAGTTCGCTAAATCTAGCGGTATGGAAGTCGAAGAACAAGATGGTTCGATTTTTGATAAAGTAAAAGATGCATTTAAAGCAGATAAGAAAAAGAAATGAACCGATTTTTTTAAATAAGTATGAGTTTTATTTAAAACACAAAGAAAAGCCTGAGCTAATGCTTAGGTTTTTCTTTCGTCTTAAGATCTAGTTTGAGCCAACTCATTGTAATTCAAGCTTTTCACTGGTATAATTTACAGTGACACTTTTTCGGAATAAATAAAGAAGGTAGGCACGACTAGATGAATAAACAGGAATTAAATGAAAGACAAAAACGCATTCGGAATTTTTCCATTATTGCCCATATTGACCATGGAAAATCGACTTTAGCAGATCGTATCCTACAAATGACGCACACAGTTGCTGACCGTGATATGCAAGCACAATTATTGGACTCGATGGATCTTGAACGTGAACGAGGCATCACGATCAAATTAAACGCGATTGAATTGAACTATACTGCAAAAGATGGAGAAACATATACGTTACACTTAATCGATACACCAGGACACGTCGATTTCACGTACGAAGTTTCAAGAAGTTTAGCAGCGTGTGAAGGGGCGATTCTAGTTGTTGATGCAGCACAAGGAATCGAAGCTCAAACACTGGCTAACGTTTATCTTGCTTTAGACAATGACCTTGAGATTATACCTGTTATCAATAAAATTGATTTGCCAGCTGCAGATCCAGAACGTGTTCGTGCTGAGATTGAAGATGTAATTGGAATCGATGCAAGCGATGCAGTTTTAGCGAGTGCTAAAGCAGGTATTGGGATCGAAGATATCTTAGAACAAATCGTTGAAAGAGTTCCTGCTCCAGTTGGCGATACAGACAATCCTTTGAAAGCTTTGATATTTGATTCTGCTTACGATGCTTATCGTGGAGTTGTCTTAAACATCCGCGTGATGGAAGGTATGATCAAACCTGGCGATACTATGAAAATGATGAGTAATGGAAAAACATTTGAAGTAGCTGAAGTTGGGATCTTTTCACCTAAACCGATCAAACGCGAATTCCTAATGGTTGGAGATGTTGGATATGTTACTGCAAATATCAAAACAGTCCAAGATACTCGAGTTGGGGATACTATTACATTAGCTGACAATCCGGCTACAGAATCATTAGAAGGATACCGTAAAATGACGCCAATGGTTTATTGTGGAATGTACCCAATTGATTCTTCTCGTTATGGCGATTTAAGAGACGCTCTAGACAAATTACAATTAAATGATGCAGCACTTCAATTCGAAGCTGAAACTTCACAAGCGCTTGGATTTGGGTACCGTTGTGGGTTCTTAGGACTCTTACACATGGACGTTATCCAAGAACGCCTTGAACGTGAATTTAACTTAGATTTGATTACAACAGCTCCGTCTGTTATCTATCATGCAAACTTGACAGATGGTACTCAAAAAGTCGTAGCAAATCCAGCTGAAATGCCTGAACCAGGTGTAATTGAATCGATCGAAGAACCTTATGTAAAAGCAACAATCATGGTTCCAAATGATTACGTTGGTGCAGTTATGGAAATCGCACAACGCAAACGTGGCGACTTCTTAACGATGGATTACATGGATGATAACCGAGTAAACGTGGTTTATGAAATTCCATTATCTGAAATCGTATATGATTTCTTCGATAAATTAAAATCAAGTACTAAAGGCTATGCTTCTTTAGACTACGAAATGATTGGCTATAAGAAGAGTGCTCTATCTAAGATGGATATTCTATTAAACGGCGAAAAAGTAGATGCTTTAGGATTTATCGTCCATAAAGACTTTGCTTTCAACCGTGGAAAAGCGATCGTTGATCAATTGAAGACGATTATTCCAAGACACCAATTCGAAATTCCTGTTCAAGCAGCAATCGGACAAAAAATTGTTGCGCGTTCAAACATCAAAGCTTTACGTAAAGACGTTACAGCTAAACTTTATGGTGGTGACGTAACCCGTCGTCAAAAACTATTGAAGAAACAAAAAGCTGGTAAAAAACGTATGAAACAAGTCGGATCAGTTGAAGTACCTCAAGAGGCGTTCATGTCCGTTCTTAAGATGGATGACGAGTAAAAGGTTGATATAACAATGTTTTATCTGGATTCGTACAACTAAATAAAAGAAATTGCCAACATTGACTTGATTTTTAGGTCGAATGTTGGCAATTTTTGTTTTATAAGTAAGCAAATTATAAATCATTATTTAAATAATTTTCAAATATATCACTGTTTCTTTTTTTTGTTTTCTCAGCTACGTGAGCATATATATCCATAGTAGTAGAAATAAGAGAGTGCCCAAGTCTTTCTTGAACATCTTTCATTTTAGCTCCGTTCTCTAACAACATAGTAGCGTGAGTGTGTCGAAACGAATGAAATGAAAAATCGAATTGCAGTTTATCTCTAATTTTTCGCATTTCCATTTGATACTTTTCGGAGACACTAAAATTTCGTTAGTTAGTAAATATAAAATTAAATTCTTATAAGTTACCGTATTGAAACCCCACAAAATACGAAATTATAGGAATAAAAGCAGAAGAAATACGGAAGTGGTGAGAAGAGTGGAAAAAGAAGAATATTTAAAGAAATTTAAAATACAAAATAATGTTTCAGAGTTTGGTTTTTCAAAAGAGGTTGAACTAGCTGGTGAAGCTATCGTTGGAAAATTAAAAAATCGAGATCTAACGTATGAAGAAGCATACGCCAGTCTCGAATGAACCTATAACAAATTAAAATATGAATCTAATTTTTTGAAACTTTTATAGAAACAATTCTATAGTCTTGACCTTCTAAAAAATAATTTTCATAACTTTCGTTGTCTGAAAATTTAATTGACGTAACAATATTTGACTGGGGTTTCCAATCAGCAGAAAACCTTTCACCGTTGCATTCAATAATTAAATCAAAATTATGTTTGTCTTCTGAAACTAAATTAAGTGAAAAATAAACAGCTTGAACATGCATTAATTTCAATGGTATCACCTTCTTTAAAGAGATTATCTAATTCAAAAAAATTTGAAGAAGGAAAACATTTTGAATAAACTTTTGAAAATAGCTATAACGCTCACACCTGTTGGATCAGTCGTGAAGGTCATAAACAAAATTGCAAAGTCTTCAACCCCAACGGAAAAAGAACAATTATAGTTGTTAAATGATATACTATCTATCCAAGTAAATTTAGTTCCATATGTTTTTCCTCATTCCTTCTTTAAATGTCTAATTAGTTTTTGAATAAAAATGCTGTAATACTTGCGGAAGGGGGGAGAGCGCACTTGTTTTACAAGTATCATAATATTAACTCCTTTAGATATAAAATTAGTATAAGAAAAAAGACGCTCATTTTTGAGCGTCTTAAAAAATAGTGCGTTTAATGATTAACGAAAAATATTGTTAATTTATTTTGGGTATCTATTGCGAATCTGAATAGCTTCTTCAATCAATAGTTCTATATTATCTTTTATATCTTTGTATACATACTTACTTGTTTGATAACTTGATTCATAAGTACTACAAATCGAACTAAGTCTTATTTCATTAGAATCTGCGGGTAAATCATGCTGTGCAATATAATTAAATGTTTTGTCTATACAGAAATTTTTGAACGGATTAGCTCCTTTTGAAGATTGCTTGCCCTCTATATCTTCAAGATTATGAATATAGATACCTACAATACCTTTTCCTTGTTTCCAAGCTTGCTCAATTTCATAACGAACCCATTTTCTTGAAGACGTCTCGCTACCTATAAGAACAACGAGACATGAGCGTTTTTTCATTTCATTATCAATCCAAGATTTAATAGATGTATCGCTTTTTAAACGAACTTTTTCCCAACCGTTATCAGAAAAAATTGGTTGACTTTCTACAACACCGATATTTCTAATTTGACCAGTTCTCCAAACATCATTCGAAAAATGAAAACTGAAAAATACTTGTCTTATTGCCATAAATTCTCCTCCTTAATAAGCTAAAATACTTGTAAACTGTCTATAATTTTTAAAATAGTATTAATCAATTGTGTTTGATCATTACTTTTACTAAGGATATCAATATGTTCTT comes from the Carnobacterium sp. 17-4 genome and includes:
- the hrcA gene encoding heat-inducible transcriptional repressor HrcA — encoded protein: MLTERQILILKSIIRLYTSYETPIGSKTLMNEAEINFSSATIRNEMGRLEELGFIEKTHSSSGRVPSLKGYRFYVDHLVHPAKIQKKDLAVIKSALGNQFRQLDEIVFQSAELLSRLTSYTAITLGSEIKESILTGFRLVPLNDYQVMAILVTDKGHVENQIVTIPRSMDVNELEKIVRIFNEQLVGLPLMEVFKRLKTEIPILLNKYVRTNEGILNIFEDVFLKAGQDRQDRMHVGGRMNILDFSNELNVEKFKSIYSLMDGTHDLSSLLVPSTTGINVKIGTELNNELFNEFSLITASYDIEGYSSGVIALLGPTNMPYSKMIGLVDVFRNELSKKIIDYYQVVDD
- the grpE gene encoding nucleotide exchange factor GrpE, with amino-acid sequence MSRNKDKKQEQEMVEETPTELVEETTESVEVEQPEVDELAKVKAELEEMENKYLRVQAEMANIQKRNAKEREDAAKFRAQSLATELLPVIDNLERALAIEVTDEQGKSLKKGIEMVMETFNAALKSEGIEVIDPLNEPFDPNFHQAIQTVPVEEGQASETVVQVFQKGYDLNGRVLRPAMVIVAQ
- the dnaK gene encoding molecular chaperone DnaK — encoded protein: MGKMIGIDLGTTNSAVAVLEGGEAKIIPNPEGNRTTPSVVAFKNGEMQVGEVAKRQAVTNPNTISSIKRHIGEAGFSVEVDGKKYTPQEVSATILQYLKGYAESYLGETVDKAVITVPAYFNDAQRQATKDAGKIAGLEVERIVNEPTAAALAYGLDKVDKDEKVLVFDLGGGTFDVSILELGDGVFDVLATAGDNKLGGDDFDNKIMEYLVAEFKKENGVDLSKDKMAVQRLKDAAEKAKKDLSGVTSTQISLPFITAGEAGPLHLEINLTRAKFDELTYDLVERTKGPVRQALKDAGLSTSEIDEVILVGGSTRIPSVVEAVRKEAGKEPNKSVNPDEVVAMGAAIQGGVITGDVKDIVLLDVTPLSLGIETMGGVFTKLIERNTTIPTSKSQVFSTAADNQPAVDVHVMQGERPMAADNKTLGRFQLTDIPAAPRGIPQIEVTFDIDKNGIVNVSAKDLGTQKEQTITIKSSSGLTDEEIERMVKDAEANAEADKARKEEVELRNEVDQLLFQVDKTIGELEGKVDEAEVKKAEEARDELKAAVEANDLEAMKTKRDELNEIVQALTVKLYEQAAQAQGEANPEAAEQAQDGSEDVVDADFEEIDDDAK
- the dnaJ gene encoding molecular chaperone DnaJ, which produces MMAKRDLYEVLGVSKGASDDEIKKAYRKLSKKFHPDINKEAGSEEKFKEVAEAYEVLSNPDKRAAYDQYGHASTDPNFGAGGGGYGGGGFGGFGGGGGFEDIFESFFGGGGRSQNPNAPRQGDDLQYTINLEFEEAIFGKETTISYNREEECKTCHGDGAKPGTHPVTCSKCHGTGSLNVERNTPLGRVMTRQTCDVCHGTGQEIKEACPTCHGSGHTKDKHTVKVTVPAGVEDGNQMRLNGQGEAGKNGGPYGDLYVVFRVKASNQFDRDGSEIYYELPINIVQASLGDEVEVPTVHGKVKLKIPAGTQTGTNFRLRGKGAPKLRGTGTGDQHVKVKLMTPKNLTKEQTDLLRQFAKSSGMEVEEQDGSIFDKVKDAFKADKKKK
- the lepA gene encoding translation elongation factor 4 translates to MNKQELNERQKRIRNFSIIAHIDHGKSTLADRILQMTHTVADRDMQAQLLDSMDLERERGITIKLNAIELNYTAKDGETYTLHLIDTPGHVDFTYEVSRSLAACEGAILVVDAAQGIEAQTLANVYLALDNDLEIIPVINKIDLPAADPERVRAEIEDVIGIDASDAVLASAKAGIGIEDILEQIVERVPAPVGDTDNPLKALIFDSAYDAYRGVVLNIRVMEGMIKPGDTMKMMSNGKTFEVAEVGIFSPKPIKREFLMVGDVGYVTANIKTVQDTRVGDTITLADNPATESLEGYRKMTPMVYCGMYPIDSSRYGDLRDALDKLQLNDAALQFEAETSQALGFGYRCGFLGLLHMDVIQERLEREFNLDLITTAPSVIYHANLTDGTQKVVANPAEMPEPGVIESIEEPYVKATIMVPNDYVGAVMEIAQRKRGDFLTMDYMDDNRVNVVYEIPLSEIVYDFFDKLKSSTKGYASLDYEMIGYKKSALSKMDILLNGEKVDALGFIVHKDFAFNRGKAIVDQLKTIIPRHQFEIPVQAAIGQKIVARSNIKALRKDVTAKLYGGDVTRRQKLLKKQKAGKKRMKQVGSVEVPQEAFMSVLKMDDE
- a CDS encoding tyrosine-type recombinase/integrase yields the protein MEMRKIRDKLQFDFSFHSFRHTHATMLLENGAKMKDVQERLGHSLISTTMDIYAHVAEKTKKRNSDIFENYLNNDL
- a CDS encoding TIR domain-containing protein; the protein is MAIRQVFFSFHFSNDVWRTGQIRNIGVVESQPIFSDNGWEKVRLKSDTSIKSWIDNEMKKRSCLVVLIGSETSSRKWVRYEIEQAWKQGKGIVGIYIHNLEDIEGKQSSKGANPFKNFCIDKTFNYIAQHDLPADSNEIRLSSICSTYESSYQTSKYVYKDIKDNIELLIEEAIQIRNRYPK